The following are from one region of the Ochotona princeps isolate mOchPri1 chromosome 4, mOchPri1.hap1, whole genome shotgun sequence genome:
- the AASDHPPT gene encoding L-aminoadipate-semialdehyde dehydrogenase-phosphopantetheinyl transferase isoform X2, translating to MVFPAKRLCLVPSMEGVRWAFSCGTWLPSRADWLLAVRSIQPEEKERIGQFVFARDAKAAMAGRLMIRKLVAEKLNIPWNHIRLQRTAKGKPVLAKDSLNPYPNFNFNVSHQGDFAVLAAEPELQVGVDVMKTSFPGRGSIPEFFHIMKRKFTNKEWETIRSFKDEWTQLDMFYRNWALKESYIKAIGVGLGFELQRLEFEISPLNLEIGQVYKETRLFLDGEEEKEWAFEESKIDEHHFVAVALRKPDGATHQDVSSQDDSKPSQRQFTILTFNDLISSAVPMTPEDPSFWDCFCFTEEIPIRNGTQS from the exons ATGGTTTTCCCCGCCAAGCGGTTGTGTTTGGTGCCGTCCATGGAGGGCGTCCGCTGGGCCTTTTCCTGTGGCACCTGGCTGCCCAGTCGAGCCGACTGGCTGCTCGCGGTGCGGTCGATCCAGCCCGAGGAGAAGGAGCGCATTGGCCAGTTCGTCTTTGCCCGGGACGCTAAGGCAGCCATG GCTGGTCGTCTGATGATAAGAAAATTAGTTGCCGAGAAATTGAATATCCCTTGGAATCATATTCGTTTACAAAGAACTGCAAAAGGAAAACCCGTTCTTGCCAAGGACTCATTGAATCCTTACCCCAATTTCAACTTTAATGTCTCTCATCAAGGAGACTTTGCAGTGCTGGCTGCGGAGCCTGAGCTACAAGTGGGAGTTGATGTCATGAAAACAAGTTTTCCCG GTCGTGGTTCAATTCCAGAATTCTTTCATATTATGAAAAGGAAGTTCACAAACAAAGAATGGGAAACGATCAGAAGCTTTAAAGATGAATGGACTCAGCTGGATATGTTTTATAGGAATTGG GCATTGAAAGAAAGCTACATAAAAGCCATTGGTGTTGGACTGGGATTTGAATTACAACGTCTTGAATTTGAAATATCTCCATTAAACTTGGAGATAGGCCAAGTTTATAAAGAAACACGTTTGTTCCTGGATggtgaggaagaaaaagaatgggCATTTGAG GAGAGCAAAATAGACGAGCACCACTTTGTTGCAGTAGCTCTCAGGAAACCCGATGGAGCCACACATCAGGAT gtTTCATCTCAAGATGATTCTAAACCATCTCAGAGGCAATTTACTATCCTCACTTTTAATGATTTAATATCATCTGCTGTTCCCATGACACCTGAAGATCCTTCATTTTGGGACTGTTTTTGTTTCACGGAAGAAATTCCAATACGAAATGGTACACAATCATGA
- the AASDHPPT gene encoding L-aminoadipate-semialdehyde dehydrogenase-phosphopantetheinyl transferase isoform X1 produces MVFPAKRLCLVPSMEGVRWAFSCGTWLPSRADWLLAVRSIQPEEKERIGQFVFARDAKAAMAGRLMIRKLVAEKLNIPWNHIRLQRTAKGKPVLAKDSLNPYPNFNFNVSHQGDFAVLAAEPELQVGVDVMKTSFPGRGSIPEFFHIMKRKFTNKEWETIRSFKDEWTQLDMFYRNWALKESYIKAIGVGLGFELQRLEFEISPLNLEIGQVYKETRLFLDGEEEKEWAFEESKIDEHHFVAVALRKPDGATHQDVSSQDDSKPSQRQFTILTFNDLISSAVPMTPEDPSFWDCFCFTEEIPIRNEFRYVNP; encoded by the exons ATGGTTTTCCCCGCCAAGCGGTTGTGTTTGGTGCCGTCCATGGAGGGCGTCCGCTGGGCCTTTTCCTGTGGCACCTGGCTGCCCAGTCGAGCCGACTGGCTGCTCGCGGTGCGGTCGATCCAGCCCGAGGAGAAGGAGCGCATTGGCCAGTTCGTCTTTGCCCGGGACGCTAAGGCAGCCATG GCTGGTCGTCTGATGATAAGAAAATTAGTTGCCGAGAAATTGAATATCCCTTGGAATCATATTCGTTTACAAAGAACTGCAAAAGGAAAACCCGTTCTTGCCAAGGACTCATTGAATCCTTACCCCAATTTCAACTTTAATGTCTCTCATCAAGGAGACTTTGCAGTGCTGGCTGCGGAGCCTGAGCTACAAGTGGGAGTTGATGTCATGAAAACAAGTTTTCCCG GTCGTGGTTCAATTCCAGAATTCTTTCATATTATGAAAAGGAAGTTCACAAACAAAGAATGGGAAACGATCAGAAGCTTTAAAGATGAATGGACTCAGCTGGATATGTTTTATAGGAATTGG GCATTGAAAGAAAGCTACATAAAAGCCATTGGTGTTGGACTGGGATTTGAATTACAACGTCTTGAATTTGAAATATCTCCATTAAACTTGGAGATAGGCCAAGTTTATAAAGAAACACGTTTGTTCCTGGATggtgaggaagaaaaagaatgggCATTTGAG GAGAGCAAAATAGACGAGCACCACTTTGTTGCAGTAGCTCTCAGGAAACCCGATGGAGCCACACATCAGGAT gtTTCATCTCAAGATGATTCTAAACCATCTCAGAGGCAATTTACTATCCTCACTTTTAATGATTTAATATCATCTGCTGTTCCCATGACACCTGAAGATCCTTCATTTTGGGACTGTTTTTGTTTCACGGAAGAAATTCCAATACGAAATG aatttCGCTATGTAAATCCCTGA